In Oryzias latipes chromosome 19, ASM223467v1, the genomic stretch TGACCCCAGTTGACCCTTGGGCTCCCCTGCTGCGACCCTGGAGTCAGAGACTCTCAGCTCACGTAAACGATGGTGTTTCTGGCCAACCGACGCCCATGATGGGGGCTGATAGCGCCCCTCCAGCTGGCATCCCGCCACTGAAGCTTCTATCAGGCCTGCCTGTGCGGCTCCGCGTGCGTCATGGACGCGCCTTGGCACAGGTTCGCATGGGTGTGACTTTGGGGGGCAAATGAATTTAAGAAGAAGGCCAGAGAGAGCGCATCACCATCTGATTCAGGTTCGAGAGCAGCAGAGAGGATGAGTTTGACAGAGAAGGACAAAGCTGCCGTCAAGGCCCTTTGGGCCAAAATCTCCAAGTCCGCTGATGCGATTGGTGCTGACGCTCTGAGCAGGTAAGAGAGGAGCTGAGGGGAGCTGGAAACTGATCCTCAAAGATAAACACTTCATACTTTGACTTTTCACAAGTCTGGTCATCCTGGATTTTTCCAACTTAGACTTCATAAATCTGCGCGTTTTTGCATTTAATTCATCAttgaatgtttaaaatgtaaaatttaataTTAAGACAGATATATCTGCATGCTCCAGGTGAGGTTTAAACTCACAACCTCGGCATTTCTCACGAGCTACTGTCTTATAAGTACCGCCCGCTGACCGGTTGCACTGGAGCATGCGTAAAAGCTACAAGTACACATTCTTTTCTTATATAAAACGTTGTTTTATTGGGTTATCTCCCCACAGGATGCTTCTTGTGTATCCCCAAACCAAGACCTACTTCTCCCACTGGCCAGACACGAAGGCTGGTTCCGAGCCCGTGAAGAAGCACGGCAAGAAGATCATGGGTGGGGTCGGTCTGGCCGTGTCCAAGATCGACGACCTGGCCGCCGGCCTGCTGGAGCTCAGCGAGCTGCACGCCTTCAAGCTGCGGGTTGACCCGGCCAACTTCAAGGTACATAGGACGCAGGCTTTGGAGTTCACCTGGAGAGTTGACCCTGGCAGAACTAAACCCGTTTTTCCCTCCCACGCAGCTCCTGGCGCACTGCCTCCAGGTGGTCATCGCCAACATGTTCCCCAAGGATTTCACCCCGGAGGCCCACGTGGCTTGTGATAAGTTCCTGGCCAACGTGGCTTTGGCTCTTTCTGAGAAATACCGCTAAAGATTCTGCAGCGGGAAGCCCGGTCCAAACCATGAGAACCAACAGCAAGAacccacaaaaataaacaataaatcaaagcgcatttgtctttttttattttacactgcTTAGAAAAAAAGGGCACAATAGACACTGATAACAGTTTACTAGTTGATTCTCACCTGTGTGATAATAAACACACAATAAAGGCTGGAATTAAGATTTTACTATGATGCGTAATTTATTATCTCCCAGAACGAGCCTGAaagaggagagagagagaggcgAGATTAGGTTtatcacgggggggggggggggggggattttctGCAAGGTCATTTTTTATGAAGGCTGCCATACCGGAGCAGAGCTGCTGCCAGGAGGCCTCCTCCGATGGGCCCCACCCAGTACACCCAGTGGTAGGTCCAGTAGTTGGCCATCACGGC encodes the following:
- the gb gene encoding hemoglobin subunit alpha-1-like (The RefSeq protein has 1 substitution compared to this genomic sequence), whose product is MSLTEKDKAAVKALWAKISKSADAIGADALSRMLLVYPQTKTYFSHWPDTKAGSEPVKKHGKKIMGGVGLAVSKIDDLAAGLLKLSELHAFKLRVDPANFKLLAHCLQVVIANMFPKDFTPEAHVACDKFLANVALALSEKYR